The segment GTGACGTGTTCAGCCGGGTACGGGGTGGAGAAATCAAAATCGAAGTAGACCTTGCCCTGCGTCGTCTGGTCCGAGGTATTGAGCTCAGGATCCGCCCAACACGTCCCGCCCAGAATCGCACCCACGGCGGTCAAATGCCGCAGGTAGGCGTTGACTCCTTCAGTGACGTCCTCGACATAGGTCTTGGTGATGTTGCGATCGACAGCCCACAGATGAGCCTGAAGGATGGACTCGTTAATCATATCAGCGATGCGCCGCACGGACAGGAAAGCCCACTTGGAATCAGACGATGCGGTGCGGTTGCCCCACAGGCGGTAGCCATCCTCATTGATGATGGTGGCCACATTCTGCTCGTTCAGCAGATTGGCCCTGCAAGACTTGTCACCCAAGGTAAAATCAACCGGGCGCGCGGTGCCGGAGATGCCAAGCACCTGTTGGTTGGACGGCGACCACCAAAAGCCTTTCTCATTGTCGATAAGGGCGATCAGACCAGCCACGCGGGGCGACGCCGGTTCGGTGACATACACACCATCACGAAAAACTTTCACCCACGGGTCCACCATGTAGACTCGCGCTGTGCCGTAATCGCCAATGGCACTGATAGCGGCTGCATCATTGGTGTTCGGACCGTCAACGATGATCACCGCGCGCAGGCGGTTGGCGATGCTTTCCAGTTCGGCTACCACAGGATTCTTGAGGTAGGTACCGGGATTCTCCGCGTCCTCCTGGCGCTGATGCGTAAAGCCCGGCGCGATGAGCAGACGCGGCATAAATCCAACCACGGACTTGCAGGCCAAAAGCGCATGCACGCCCTCGTATTGACCAGTTGTTTCATCCACGCCACCCACGACGTTGGTCAAAGTAGCGGCTTCGTCCGCCCC is part of the Desulfovibrio ferrophilus genome and harbors:
- a CDS encoding phage tail sheath C-terminal domain-containing protein, which translates into the protein MSELFLHGVEILEIDSGPRPIKTVRSATIGIVGTAPDADAAAFPLNTPVLIAGNRREAAKLDTVGDGKGTLPAALDGVFDQCGAVVIVIRVDEGADEAATLTNVVGGVDETTGQYEGVHALLACKSVVGFMPRLLIAPGFTHQRQEDAENPGTYLKNPVVAELESIANRLRAVIIVDGPNTNDAAAISAIGDYGTARVYMVDPWVKVFRDGVYVTEPASPRVAGLIALIDNEKGFWWSPSNQQVLGISGTARPVDFTLGDKSCRANLLNEQNVATIINEDGYRLWGNRTASSDSKWAFLSVRRIADMINESILQAHLWAVDRNITKTYVEDVTEGVNAYLRHLTAVGAILGGTCWADPELNTSDQTTQGKVYFDFDFSTPYPAEHVTFRSHLVDDYIEEVFK